The Terriglobales bacterium genome includes a window with the following:
- a CDS encoding methylated-DNA--[protein]-cysteine S-methyltransferase gives MELLYYSKFDSPVGILYVGVSEQGMILLDLHGGEFLRKKPGDNGKSKIQWIESEEKTVAYVRELKEYFEGCRKEFSFPLDLRGTKFQKRCWQALLKIPYGETRSYAEIARQVGSPRSFRAVGQANHQNPVAIVVPCHRVITSAGTLGGYGGGLPMKEKLLRLEGAMQAHSGSLFSD, from the coding sequence ATGGAACTACTTTACTACTCCAAGTTCGATAGCCCAGTCGGCATTCTTTATGTTGGCGTGTCCGAGCAGGGCATGATCCTGCTGGATTTGCATGGCGGCGAATTTCTGCGGAAGAAACCAGGCGACAATGGAAAGAGCAAGATTCAATGGATTGAATCGGAAGAGAAGACCGTTGCTTATGTGCGCGAACTCAAGGAGTATTTTGAAGGCTGCAGAAAAGAGTTTTCTTTTCCTCTCGATCTGCGTGGGACGAAATTCCAGAAGCGTTGCTGGCAGGCGCTTCTGAAAATCCCTTACGGCGAAACCCGTTCCTATGCTGAGATCGCCCGCCAAGTGGGCTCACCGCGCAGCTTTCGCGCCGTAGGCCAGGCGAACCACCAGAATCCGGTGGCCATTGTTGTGCCCTGCCATCGCGTAATCACATCCGCGGGCACTCTGGGCGGCTATGGAGGCGGCTTGCCCATGAAGGAAAAGCTGTTGCGGCTGGAAGGGGCGATGCAGGCGCACAGTGGAAGTTTGTTTTCGGACTAA
- a CDS encoding bifunctional (p)ppGpp synthetase/guanosine-3',5'-bis(diphosphate) 3'-pyrophosphohydrolase encodes MATLRHQIATNVLTVTKYRDLLKKVRANRPNDDLEIIRKAYDYSLQHHKGQSRASGEPYLVHPLEVATVLAELKLDPTAIAAGLLHDSIEDTQATIEDIEREFGSQVARIVEGVTKISKIDFASKEERQAENVRKMILAMVDDIRVVLIKLADRLHNMRTLAALPPERQQKIAQETLEIYAPIAHRLGMGKIRGELEDLAFRYTDPISYQRVHDAIESRRKSGEHFLQQIEAVIREKLKENGVDARVDSRIKRNYSIHQKLLRQRITIDQVYDFLAIRIITKSVKDCYTALGAIHGLWRPVAGRIKDFIAMPRPNLYQSLHTTVIAENGTPFELQIRTEEMHKMCEEGIAAHWKYKDGAPVSAKDEERLAWLRQVVEWQQEVQDPGEFLSNLKIDLYPEEVYTFTPKGKVVVLPRDATPVDFAYAIHSEVGETCTGAKINGRMAPLRTKLRSGDIVEIVTAPNHHPSRDWLGFVTSTRARQRIKHWLNLHQRERAIEIGRKLIEREARKFKLSLKSIEDEDFQRVASEYGCAKPDDLMAGVGYGKYAARNVIGKLIPAGSTRESDLEAEKEASEKGGLTGVVRRVLGMGAGTGTRTSSEDSAAIKVTGYDDLLVYRARCCNPIRGEEIVGYVTRGKGVAVHAKSCPNLNTLMYDPDRRIAVEWGKPSRRETAAAPTYPISLNIFCDDRFGMLKQIAAVISDDNTNIQNIAARTGNLQATIDLVIDIVDLAHLERIIANLRKIPGVRDVQRVHQV; translated from the coding sequence GGCCCAACGACGATCTGGAAATTATCCGCAAGGCTTACGATTATTCTCTCCAGCACCATAAGGGCCAGTCGCGCGCCTCGGGAGAGCCTTACCTGGTGCATCCGCTGGAGGTGGCCACAGTTCTCGCCGAGCTCAAGCTTGACCCCACCGCCATCGCGGCCGGATTGCTGCACGATTCCATTGAAGACACGCAAGCCACGATTGAAGACATTGAGCGCGAGTTCGGATCGCAGGTAGCGCGGATCGTCGAAGGCGTGACCAAGATCAGCAAAATTGATTTTGCCTCGAAGGAAGAGCGCCAGGCGGAGAACGTGCGCAAGATGATCCTGGCCATGGTGGATGACATCCGCGTGGTGCTCATCAAGCTGGCTGACCGGTTGCACAACATGCGCACTCTGGCGGCGCTTCCTCCGGAGCGGCAGCAGAAAATTGCGCAGGAGACGCTGGAAATCTACGCTCCCATCGCGCACCGGCTGGGCATGGGAAAAATTCGCGGCGAACTGGAAGATTTGGCCTTTCGCTACACCGATCCCATCAGCTACCAGCGCGTGCACGATGCCATCGAGTCGAGGCGCAAGAGCGGTGAGCACTTCCTGCAGCAGATTGAGGCGGTGATCCGCGAAAAGCTGAAGGAGAACGGCGTGGATGCGCGCGTGGACAGCCGCATCAAGCGCAATTACAGCATCCACCAGAAGCTGTTGCGGCAGCGCATCACGATTGACCAGGTCTACGACTTCCTGGCCATCCGCATCATCACCAAATCGGTCAAGGATTGCTATACCGCGCTGGGTGCGATCCATGGTTTGTGGCGTCCGGTGGCCGGCAGGATCAAAGACTTTATTGCAATGCCGCGTCCCAACCTCTACCAGTCGCTGCACACCACGGTCATCGCGGAAAACGGCACGCCGTTTGAATTACAGATCCGCACCGAAGAGATGCACAAAATGTGCGAGGAGGGAATCGCCGCCCATTGGAAGTATAAAGACGGTGCTCCGGTCAGCGCCAAGGACGAAGAGCGGTTGGCGTGGCTGCGTCAGGTGGTGGAGTGGCAGCAGGAGGTCCAGGACCCAGGCGAGTTTCTCTCGAACCTGAAGATTGATCTTTATCCAGAAGAGGTTTACACCTTCACGCCTAAAGGAAAAGTGGTTGTATTGCCGCGCGACGCTACGCCGGTGGATTTTGCTTACGCGATCCACTCGGAGGTGGGCGAAACCTGTACGGGCGCCAAGATCAACGGACGCATGGCGCCGCTGCGCACCAAGCTCAGAAGCGGCGACATTGTGGAAATTGTTACCGCCCCCAACCACCACCCCAGCCGCGATTGGCTGGGGTTTGTAACCTCCACGCGAGCGCGTCAGAGAATCAAGCACTGGCTCAACCTGCACCAGCGCGAGCGCGCCATTGAAATTGGACGCAAGCTGATTGAGCGCGAAGCCAGAAAGTTCAAGCTGTCGCTCAAGAGCATTGAAGACGAAGACTTCCAGCGCGTGGCTTCCGAATACGGCTGCGCCAAGCCCGACGACCTGATGGCCGGAGTTGGATACGGCAAATACGCTGCGCGCAATGTGATCGGCAAACTAATTCCAGCAGGCAGTACGAGAGAATCTGATCTCGAGGCGGAGAAGGAAGCAAGCGAGAAGGGCGGCCTGACCGGTGTAGTTCGACGCGTCCTGGGCATGGGTGCGGGAACAGGAACCCGGACGAGCAGCGAGGACTCGGCCGCAATCAAAGTCACGGGGTACGACGACCTGCTGGTGTATCGCGCGCGATGCTGCAACCCGATACGCGGCGAGGAAATTGTGGGATACGTGACCCGCGGCAAAGGTGTGGCGGTGCATGCGAAGAGCTGTCCGAACCTGAATACATTGATGTACGACCCGGACCGCCGCATTGCCGTCGAATGGGGCAAGCCGTCACGGCGTGAGACTGCGGCTGCTCCTACGTATCCCATCAGCCTCAATATCTTCTGCGATGACCGCTTCGGTATGTTGAAACAAATTGCCGCCGTCATCAGCGATGACAATACCAATATCCAAAATATTGCCGCGCGCACGGGAAACCTGCAGGCCACGATTGACCTGGTGATTGATATCGTTGACCTCGCGCACCTGGAGCGCATCATCGCCAATTTGCGCAAGATTCCTGGTGTACGCGATGTGCAGCGCGTACACCAGGTGTAA
- the rpmB gene encoding 50S ribosomal protein L28, with product MARVCEVCGKGPQFGNNISHAHNVTKRRWEVNLRPVRARLKSSTAPAKRMRVCTSCLRSGKVVKG from the coding sequence ATGGCAAGAGTATGTGAAGTCTGCGGCAAAGGTCCGCAGTTTGGAAATAACATCAGCCACGCCCACAACGTGACCAAGCGGCGCTGGGAGGTTAACCTACGCCCCGTCAGGGCCCGCCTCAAGAGCAGCACCGCCCCGGCCAAACGCATGCGCGTGTGCACCAGTTGCCTGCGCAGCGGTAAAGTCGTCAAAGGCTAA
- a CDS encoding RidA family protein encodes MSNPREIIATKDAPQAIGPYSQAIKAAGLVFVSGQVAIDPATGNVVSGGIAEQTERVMKNLQAILQAAGTSLDQALKTTVYLKNMSEFAAMNEVYGKFWKSAPPARATVEVARLPKDVLVEIDVVALA; translated from the coding sequence ATGTCAAACCCACGCGAAATTATAGCCACTAAGGACGCACCGCAAGCAATAGGACCTTATTCTCAAGCCATCAAGGCGGCGGGACTGGTATTCGTTTCGGGACAAGTTGCGATTGATCCGGCAACGGGTAATGTTGTCAGCGGAGGAATTGCCGAGCAGACCGAGCGGGTCATGAAAAATCTGCAAGCCATTCTGCAGGCCGCGGGTACAAGCCTAGATCAAGCCCTCAAGACAACGGTGTATCTCAAGAACATGTCGGAGTTCGCTGCCATGAACGAGGTCTACGGGAAGTTCTGGAAATCGGCGCCGCCGGCACGCGCTACCGTGGAAGTCGCCCGGCTCCCCAAAGATGTTTTAGTCGAAATTGATGTGGTCGCGCTGGCATAA